In Apis mellifera strain DH4 linkage group LG3, Amel_HAv3.1, whole genome shotgun sequence, one DNA window encodes the following:
- the LOC413341 gene encoding helicase domino isoform X4, whose protein sequence is MSDKQTAPILPPLNGGGGSNGSTTQQTVNLQQVLATAQGLNVLTTGAGQQFVITSQVPGLTQVIPSNASTNANIQQIGVNISRIVNISGTPPRASSVGVAGVSNSPLTSPTRQSSPKVVLATSPKLVRTSIRNMFVAPTSQASLQSPPARKKLKLADSTEKSTMIADDTMGYRRRIMEHKMKKMRAIREKYAENASELFFLHAGGNMMDFQTWRKKPPTPQYLHFLRQHRLDPDDDDEDLTAPLPAISEIPLTPTTTTVSTIVPVNQCTEVKISGINVAPVAISTTLPAAVAQLNQQGHVPGRPQGGRHGMVFAFRPAIQSSPVTAHPPPTSTLAPTLIIGNAPIVPSSPKSVTTTVPSSVIDKSTITTSITTTITTMTTSTVTFTGATTTIAVTTTTKTSSAPTTPVQPVVKLVKLPASNATSCDITNNQEQIVEKAKQEAYVMQRIAELQREGLWSERRLPKVQEPPRTKAHWDYLLEEMVWLAADFAQERKWKKAAAKKCARMVQKYFQEKAIQAQKAEKSQELRLKKIASFIAKEIKTFWTNVEKLVEYKQQTRLEEKRKQALDQHLNFIVGQTEKYSTWLTEGLNKTDGPQSIPASMNSSRISSPIPPGKSHSDEDFQPNQSSDDDEETIAKAEEELKSVTNHKEEVELLKKESELPLEDLLKELPPDYLENRSKSLSPASKEVEEENEKTADGDMDFVAASDESSDEEETIMEQEKLEENADYKQELDDLKAENEMSIDELMAKYGNISDVPMDVEQEPIQESDRESTKQEENEEESTSNESESEESDNEVGEEESQTQTDNETDIGLKSLLEDISMEKSSDDKTAELDHSDAHNEMDNVAALAESIQPKGNTLLTTSVVTKIPFLLKHPLREYQHIGLDWLVTMYDRKLNGILADEMGLGKTIQTIALLAHLACEKGNWGPHLIIVPTSVMLNWEMECKKWCPGFKILTYYGTQKERKQKRTGWTKPNAFHICITSYKLVIQDHQSFRRKKWKYLILDEAQNIKNFKSQRWQLLLNFQTQRRLLLTGTPLQNNLMELWSLMHFLMPNVFQSHREFKEWFSNPVTGMIEGNSEYNENIIRRLHKVLRPFLLRRLKTEVEKQLPKKYEHVVMCRLSKRQRYLYDDFMSRAKTKETLASGNLLSVINVLMQLRKVCNHPNLFEVRPTVSPFQMEAIEYVTASLIWSALDYDPFKHIDLSSVNLLLCDLELTLTAFVAHRVRRLQTPRKLIEEIDTQPDPFPRCPSGKIKINVRLSNQVKPSSVPRQTQAKLKNLAGILPTPKVGTSPLIKTANNQSTPTQGVTLKVAGGQQLQGYSVQLVQHQGSVKAIPVGTLAHNPQSTTVTPTTAATNAQRITVGNANIIDGLQRLATQTVAVKQGDSVQRIAMPNLAQMVQTSIGRHIILTSNQQNTNTVSFPVMTPCVQRLKVLPKSLMGLSTTATTVNKVIGGVVTTTSGTSGRPVMRVPPLNVTASSNITAQSAAGNGQSQQQSIRSGIVTRHAQKESEKAQIKERPKSEFYLPQLEEERKQRRQAKLRLVANINERRCAACPLYGEDLFMALRIGKPSTACRWHNGWVHCATAKDSTRTRRQFFSRTEALAEAIKSTEQIVEELKEVFERFVVHVPAVCAPTPRFHVSHPPPHKLFGQRRIQMELQRQLSPKLALFHPVASAMMTQFPDPRLIQYDCGKLQSLHQLLRKLKSENHRVLIFTQMTRMLDVLEAFLNFHGHIYLRLDGTTKVDQRQVLMERFNGDKRIFCFILSTRSGGVGVNLTGADTVIFYDSDWNPTMDAQAQDRCHRIGQTRDVHIYRLVSEKTVEENILKKANQKRLLGDLAIEGGNFTTAYFKSSTIQDLFNIDQSENDATTRMAEVLEQNRDRERFLQKDNQSQTLEDKIAMGALESALAAAEEDLDVQAAKTAKAEAVADLAEFDENIPLDDADRDDLQVSKAELEVQNLVSQLTPIERYAMKFVEESEGAFSAAQLAAAERELEEQKKEWELDRLRALREEEERRMRLADDDEKPLTFGREDAQNQIWLSDDNMEQMPMWCPPTPPTTDNDVYIDYSLGFLYENTPMSEAQLPPIYIKKEQKRSRIEAGINDRDGRRAVKMRHKEESVYAPRSLFDRPSPALMKIRRDMKLHKYRIVRPPIPLPGIKPSHISKSSVDQEHVLDWMIHEDWALLQAIQIYQGLPLNLMILSPGHTPNWDLVADIVNNTSRIYRSPKQCRSRYESVIVPREEGKLLYDTTPKKQKKQKGVYKMPQVSEQQSKTNRPMKTSQLYNQDKNHSFTLMCCQRFDTIKSVSNKRTPTVKPLLVNPLMKNPTNAAVLAECGIQYDNPLAPIEVATRRADRIAKEKLKHAVLTAEQQQQVAARLLQQQQQQQQQQQQQQQVQQQQQQQQQIKLQQQQQAQQNISNTTSPQVHQLTQVATTVTTGLTTMKTITTITNVTTGGTTVATSTVKTRPGGTLTMQDARTAPTVVSVGNLQAAQRIATASLVSAAQNSPAGTQKSIGVTVATPSGSKTLTAAQLQYYRQQQVLLRQQQLKVLQAQAAANSQKVSVAVSAAAAQQRATLMKQNITSGTVAQTTVGKQTVARAVSETEMAALIKRQALQQQAKAVAQVQVPAQTGLTPAQIFAQAGLQVQHAGTSTSGTPVATLVKTANVRTATPQQIRQLALHPQIIHQRKLPAQKVAQLTQVAAKTGVQTQLIVQQKSLPATMTVQQIQQVMKHVQPSAMQQFTHVSTGQTVSQPGQVVLAKSPLQTRVIPVASAALKQTIQVMTASSAQLRQATPAQGKPVVTTARGSPGPSQVKLQTLTHPIHPQQVQQQQQQQQQQQQQSQTQPDAQPK, encoded by the exons ATGAGTGATAAGCAGACTGCACCTATTTTACCGCCCCTTAATGGGGGTGGAGGAAGCAATGGAAGCACAACTCAGCAAACAGTTAATCTGCAACAAGTTCTTGCTACTGCTCAAGGACTCAATGTTCTTACCACAGGTGCTGGACAACAATTTGTTATTACTTCACAGGTTCCTGGTCTTACACAG GTTATTCCAAGTAATGCATCAACAAATGCAAATATTCAACAAATCGGTGTTAATATTAGtagaattgttaatattagtgGTACACCACCACGTGCAAGTAGTGTGGGAGTTGCAGGTGTCAGTAATTCACCTCTTACATCTCCTACCCGTCAAAGTTCACCTAAAGTTGTTTTAGCAACATCTCCAAAACTTGTTCGTACTTCTATTAGAAATATGTTTGTTGCACCAACTTCTCAAGCTTCATTGCAATCACCACCTGCAAGGAAGAAATTGAAGTTAGCAGATTCCACTGAAAAATCTACTATGATTGCTGATGATACAATGGGTTATAGAAGGAGAATTATGgaacataaaatgaaaaaaatgcgtgcaataagagaaaaatatgcTGAAAATGCAtcagaattattctttctacATGCTGGAGGCAATATGATGGATTTTCAAACATGGAGAAAGAAACCTCCAACACCTCAATACTTGCATTTTTTACGGCAACATAGATTAGATccagatgatgatgatgaagatTTAACAGCCCCACTGCCAGCAATATCAGAAATTCCATTAACACCAACTACAACTACTGTTTCTACAATAGTTCCTGTGAATCAATGTACAGAAGTAAAAATTTCTGGAATCAATGTTGCTCCAGTTGCAATATCTACAACATTGCCTGCTGCAGTAGCCCAACTTAATCAACaag GACATGTACCAGGTAGGCCTCAAGGGGGCCGCCATGGCATGGTGTTTGCCTTCAGACCAGCAATTCAGTCTTCACCAGTCACCGCTCATCCTCCACCTACTTCTACTCTAGCACCCACGCTCATTATAG GTAATGCACCAATAGTTCCAAGTTCACCAAAATCTGTAACAACAACCGTTCCAAGTTCAGTGATAGATAAATCTACAATAACTACATCTATTACAACAACTATTACTACAATGACTACTTCTACTGTTACCTTTACTGGAGCTACTACTACAATTGCTGTTACTACTACCACAAAAACATCTTCTGCGCCTACTACACCTGTTCAGCCTGTTGTCAAGCTTGTTAAATTACCTGCCTCCAATGCGACATCATGTGATATCACAAATAACCAAGAACAAATAGTAGAAAAAGCTAAACAAGAAGCATATGTTATGCAAAGGATTGCGGAATTACAACGTGAAGGATTATGGTCAGAAAGAAGATTACCTAAGGTACAAGAACCACCTCGTACAAAAGCTCATTGGGATTATTTATTGGAAGAAATGGTTTGGTTAGCTGCCGATTTTGCTCAAGaacgaaaatggaaaaaagctGCAGCAAAAAAATGTGCGCGTAtggtacaaaaatattttcaggaGAAAGCAATTCAAGCACAAAAAGCTGAAAAATCACAAGAACTTAGGTTAAAAAAGATCGCTAGTTTTATCgctaaagaaattaaaactttctgGACAAATGTAGAAAag ttggtGGAATATAAGCAACAAACGAGGcttgaagaaaaaaggaagcaaGCACTAGACCAgcacttaaattttattgttggccaaacagaaaaatattcaacatgGTTAACTGAAGGACTTAATAAAACTGATGGCCCTCAAAGTATACCAGCCTCTATGAATAGTTCACGCATTTCTTCTCCAATACCACCTGGCAAATCTCATTCTGATG aGGATTTTCAACCAAACCAAAGTTCAGATGATGATGAAGAAACTATAGCAAAAGCTGAAGAAGAACTGAAATCTGTGACAAATCATAAAGAAGAagtcgaattattaaaaaaagaatcggaaTTACCTTTAGAAgatcttttaaaagaattaccaCCTGATTACTTAGAGAATAGAAGTAAAAGTTTGTCACCTGCATCAAAGGAAGTGGAAGaa GAGAATGAAAAGACAGCAGATGGAGATATGGATTTTGTTGCCGCATCAGATGAATCCTCAGATGAGGAAGAAACTATCATGGAACAAGAAAAACTGGAAGAAAATGCAGATTATAAACAAGAATTAGACGATCTCAAA GCTGAAAATGAAATGTCTATTGATGAACTTATGGCTAAATATGGTAACATATCAGATGTGCCAATGGATGTTGAACAAGAACCAATTCaag aaTCAGATAGAGAAAGCACAAAGCAAGAAGAGAATGAAGAAGAATCTACAAGTAACGAAAGTGAAAGTGAGGAAAGTGATAATGAAGTTGGAGAAGAGGAATCTCAAACACAAACTGATAATGAAACTGATATTGGACTTAAATCTCTGTTAGAAGATATATCTATGGAGAAATCATCAGatgataaa actGCAGAATTGGATCATTCAGATGCTCACAATGAAATGGATAACGTAGCAGCATTGGCAGAAAGTATTCAACCTAAAGGAAATACTTTGCTTACAACTAGT GTTGTtacaaaaattccatttcttttaaaacatCCTCTTCGAGAATATCAGCACATAGGATTGGACTGGCTTGTTACAATGtatgatagaaaattaaatggcATTTTGGCAGATGAAATGGGTTTGGGTAAAACCATACAAACAATTGCTTTACTTGCGCATTTAGCATGTGAAAAGGGTAATTGGGGTCCTCATCTTATAATAGTACCAACATCTGTAATGCTCAACTGGGAAATGGAATGTAAAAAGTGGTGTCCAGGATTTAAGATATTAACTTATTATGGAAcacaaaaagaaaggaaacaaaaaagaacgg gTTGGACAAAACCTAATGCATTTCATATTTGTATAACATCATATAAATTGGTTATACAAGATCATCAAAgctttagaagaaaaaagtggAAGTATCTTATATTAGATGAagctcaaaatataaaaaatttcaaatcacaAAGAtggcaattattattaaattttcaaacacaACG ACGTTTATTGCTTACTGGTACACCTCTCCAAAATAACTTGATGGAATTGTGGTCattaatgcattttttaatgCCAAATGTATTTCAATCACACAGAGAATTTAAAGAATGGTTTAGTAATCCTGTTACTGGAATGATAGAAGGGAACagtgaatataatgaaaatatcattcgTCGTCTGCACAAG gtTTTACGACCTTTTTTATTGCGAAGATTAAAAACAGAAGTAGAAAAACAATTGCctaaaaaatatgaacatGTTGTCATGTGTCGTTTATCAAAACGACAGCGATATCTATATGATGATTTTATGTCTAGAGCAaa GACAAAAGAAACTTTGGCTAGTGGTAATTTGTTAAGcgttattaatgtattaatgcAATTACGAAAAGTATGCAATCatccaaatttatttgaagTGAGACCTACTGTATCGCCATTTCAAATGGAAGCAATTGAATATGTCACTGCTTCTTTGATATGGAGTGCTCTGGATTATGATCCATTTaag catATCGATCTGTCTAGtgttaatcttttattatgtGATTTGGAATTAACTCTTACCGCGTTTGTGGCGCATAGAGTTAGACGTTTACAAACGCCACGAAAACTTATAGAAGAAATAGACACACAACCAGATCCATTTCCAAGATGTCCATccggaaaaattaaaattaatgttagaTTATCTAATCAAGTTAAACCATCATCTGTTCCACGACAGACCcaagcaaaattaaaaaatttagccGGAATTTTACCTACTCCAAAAGTTGGAACATCTCCTTTAATAAAGACTGCAAATAATCAAAGCACTCCAACGCAAg gtGTCACATTAAAAGTAGCAGGTGGTCAACAATTGCAGGGATATTCTGTACAATTAGTTCAACATCAAGGTAGTGTAAAAG CAATTCCTGTTGGAACATTAGCACATAACCCACAAAGTACAACAGTGACACCAACTACAGCAGCAACAAATGCACAGAGGATTACAGTAGGGAatgcaaatattatagatGGATTGCAACGACTAGCAACACAAACAGTTGCAGTTAAACAAGGTGATTCCGTCCAAAGAATAGCAATGCCTAATCTTGCACAGATGGTTCAAACATCTATTGGTAGACATATCATTCTGACTTCGAATCAACAAAACACTAACACAG TTTCATTTCCAGTAATGACTCCGTGTGTACAACGTTTAAAAGTCTTACCAAAATCTTTAATGGGCCTATCTACTACAGCAACTACTGTAAACAAAGTTATAGGAGGTGTAGTGACAACTACAAGTGGAACAAGTGGAAGACCCGTAATGAGAGTACCGCCACTCAATGTTACTGCTTCTTCTAATATTACTGCACAGTCTGCCGCTGGTAATGGACAATCTCAACAACAATCTATTCGTTCCGGTATTGTTACTAGACACGCACAAAAAGAATCAGAAAAGGCACAAATAAAAGAACGTCCAAAATCCGAATTTTATTtg CCACAATTAGAAGAAGAACGAAAACAAAGAAGACAAGCTAAGCTTCGTTTGGttgcaaatattaatgaaagacGATGTGCTGCGTGTCCTTTATATGGAGAAGATTTGTTTATGGCATTAAGAATTGGTAAACCATCTACAGCATGTAGATGGCATAATGGTTGGGTTCACTGTGCAACTGCTAAAGATAGTACACGTACACGAaggcaatttttttctcgcaCAGAAGCACTTGCAGAAGCAATTAAAAGTACGGAACAAATTGTTGAAGAGCTTAAAGAAGTTTTTGAaag ATTTGTTGTACATGTTCCTGCTGTATGTGCTCCTACACCACGTTTTCATGTTTCTCATCCTCCTCCGCATAAATTGTTTGGTCAACGACGTATACAAATGGAATTACAACGTCAACTTTCACCAAAATTGGCATTGTTCCATCCAGTAGCTAGTGCAATGATGACGCAATTCCCGGATCCTAGATTGATACAATACGATTGTGGAAAATTACAATCTTTACATCAACTTCTTAGAAAacttaaatctgaaaatcatagagttttaatttttacacaaaTGACAAGAATGTTGGATGTATTAGAagcttttcttaattttcatggtcatatatatttacgttTAGATGGTACTACTAAAGTAGATCAACGACAG gtTTTGATGGAAAGATTTAATGGagataaacgaatattttgtttcattttgtcGACGAGATCTGGAGGTGTCGGTGTAAATCTTACAGGAGCAGATACTGTTATATTTTACGATAGTGATTGGAATCCTACAATGGATGCCCAAGCACAAGATAGATGTCATAGAATAGGTCAAACTCGGGATGTACATATCTACag gtTAGTAAGTGAAAAAACTgtggaagaaaatattctgaaaaaggCCAATCAAAAAAGACTACTTGGAGATTTAGCTATTGAAGGAGGGAATTTCACAACCGCTTACTTTAAAAGT tctACAATTCaagatctttttaatattgatcaaTCGGAGAACGATGCAACAACCCGAATGGCCGAAGTATTGGAACAAAATAGAGATCGAGAAAGATTTTTGCAGAAGGATAATCAAAGTCAAACTTTAGAGGATAAAATAGCAATGGGTGCACTTGAAAGTGCTCTTGCTGCTGCTGAAGAAGATCTTGATGTTCAAGCTGCAAAGACTGCTAAAGCAGAGGCTGTTGCTGATTTAGcagaatttgatgaaaatataccTTTAGATGATGCAGATAGGGATGATTTACAAGTTAGCAAGGCTGAACTTGAAGTACAAAACTTAGTATCTCag ttGACACCCATAGAACGTTATGCGATGAAGTTTGTCGAGGAATCGGAAGGTGCATTTTCTGCGGCACAACTTGCGGCAGCAGAACGTGAACTTGaagaacaaaagaaagaatgggAATTAGATCGGTTACGAGCGCTGcgtgaggaagaagaaagacgaATGCGATTAGCTGATGATGACGAGAAGCCTTTGACGTTTGGACGTGAGGATGCGCAAAATCAG ATATGGTTATCGGACGACAATATGGAACAAATGCCG atgtGGTGTCCTCCTACACCTCCCACAACGGATAACGATGTTTACATCGACTATTCTTTGGGATTTCTTTATGAAAATACTCCTATGTCGGAAGCACAATTACCTCcgatatacattaaaaaagaacaaaagagAAGTAGAATAGAAGCCGGAATTAATGATCGCGATG gaCGTCGAGCGGTTAAAATGAGGCATAAAGAAGAATCTGTTTACGCACCGAGATCTTTATTCGATCGGCCTTCACCAGCACTTATGAAAATTCGTCGTGAtatgaaattacataaatatcgtATAGTGCGGCCACCAATTCCACTGCCGGGTATAAAGCCTTCGCATATATCGAAATCTTCCGTGGACCAAGAACATGTTTTAGATTGGATGATACACGAGGATTGGGCTTTACTTCAagcaattcaaatttatcaaggACTGCCATTaaatttgatgattttatCTCCTGGTCACACTCCCAATTGGGATTTAGTTGCAGATATAGTAAACAATACTTCTCGAATATATAGATCTCCTAAACAATGTAGAAGCAGATACGAATCGGTAATAGTAccaagagaagaaggaaaattacTTTACGATACCACGccgaaaaaacaaaagaaacaaaaaggcGTTTACAAAATGCCTCAGGTTTCCGAG CAACAAAGTAAAACAAACAGGCCAATGAAAACGTCTCAGTTATATAATCAGGATAAAAATCATTCGTTTACATTAATGTGCTGTCAAAGATTTGATACCATTAAATCTGTTTCGAATAAGAGAACACCTACTGTTAAACCGTTACTCGTTAATCCGTTAATGAAAAATCCTACCAACGCTGCAGTTTTAGCTGAATGTGGTATTCAATATGATAATCCGTTAGCTCCTATAGAAGTTGCAACACGACGCGCCGATAGGATTGCAAAGGAGAAACTTAAACATGCT GTTTTAACTGCggagcaacaacaacaagtaGCCGCTCGTTTATTgcaacagcagcaacagcagcagcagcagcaacaacaacaacaacaggttcaacagcaacagcaacaacaacaacaaattaaactgcaacaacaacaacaagctcaacaaaatatttcaaacactACAAGTCCTCAAGTACATCAATTAACGCAAGTTGCAACTACCGTTACAACAGGATTAACTACAATGAAGACTATTACTACAATTACTAATGTTACTACCGGTGGTACGACAGTTGCTACATCAACAGTTAAAACTCGACCAGGAGGAACATTAACTATGCAAGATGCTCGGACAGCACCAACTGTTGTTAGTGTTGGTAATCTTCAAGCTGCTCAAAGAATTGCAACCGCAAGTTTAGTATCTGCTGCCCAAAATTCTCCTGCAGGTACACAAAAAAGTATTGGTGTTACTGTGGCAACGCCTTCCGGTAGTAAGACGTTAACTGCTGCACAATTGCAATATTATCGACAACAACAAGTTCTATTGCGACAGCAGCAACTAAAAGTATTACAAGCACAAGCTGCTGCAAATAGTCAAAAAGTATCGGTAGCTGTTTCAGCTGCTGCTGCGCAACAAAGAGCTAcattaatgaaacaaaatataactaGTGGCACTGTTGCACAAACTACTGTTGGAAAACAAACTGTAGCACGTGCAGTATCAGAGACGGAAATGGCTGCACTAATAAAGCGACAAGCTTTGCAGCAACAAGCAAAAGCGGTAGCTCAAGTACAAGTACCTGCACAGACTGGACTTACTCCAGCTCAAATATTCGCACAGGCAGGTTTACAAGTACAACATGCTGGAACATCTACAAGTGGAACTCCAGTTGCTACCTTAGTAAAAACTGCAAATGTACGTACAGCAACACCTCAACAAATCCGTCAGCTCGCTCTTCATCCTCAGATTATCCATCAAAGAAAATTGCCGGCACAAAAAGTTGCACAATTAACGCAAGTTGCCG